From the Aminobacter aminovorans genome, one window contains:
- a CDS encoding ABC transporter ATP-binding protein, translating into MTALTIDRINKRYGNLHILKDISIPIGQGEFVSLLGPSGCGKTTTLRCIAGFERPDDGRILFGNRDVTRALPEQRDIGMVFQSYALFPHMTVAENLSFGLEVRKISMPDRQRRIADVLAMVRLEGYDKRYPRELSGGQQQRVALARALVIEPSVLLLDEPLANLDATLRDEMRFFIRDLQQRVGITSIYVTHDQAEAMVMSDKIVVMSAGTISQFGSPREIYERPASQSVAGFIGRSNTIAGKIAEALGQDSYKVDTPCGSIGTTGPAGLAKGAEVKIMIRPENIDTQRKGAGRPTSAGPAGAHGNVLTGSVVNSVYQGSANQLAVKLASGDRVIVDVNGRNPLDIGEQVALRFAARDTWVLAS; encoded by the coding sequence ATGACCGCACTGACCATCGACCGTATCAACAAGCGGTATGGCAACCTGCACATCCTGAAGGATATATCGATCCCGATTGGCCAGGGCGAGTTCGTCTCGCTGCTCGGCCCCAGCGGCTGCGGCAAGACAACGACCTTGCGCTGCATCGCCGGTTTCGAACGCCCCGACGATGGCCGCATCCTGTTCGGCAACCGCGACGTGACACGCGCGCTGCCGGAGCAGCGCGACATCGGCATGGTGTTCCAGTCCTACGCGCTTTTTCCGCACATGACGGTGGCAGAGAATTTGAGCTTCGGCCTCGAGGTCCGCAAGATCTCCATGCCTGATCGCCAGCGACGCATCGCCGACGTTCTTGCCATGGTCCGCCTCGAAGGTTACGACAAACGCTATCCGCGCGAACTCTCCGGTGGCCAGCAGCAGCGCGTGGCACTGGCCCGCGCGCTGGTCATCGAGCCGTCGGTGCTTTTGCTCGACGAGCCGCTGGCCAATCTCGACGCCACCTTGCGCGACGAGATGCGCTTCTTCATTCGCGACCTGCAGCAGCGCGTCGGCATTACCAGCATCTATGTCACACACGACCAGGCCGAGGCGATGGTGATGTCGGACAAGATCGTGGTGATGAGCGCCGGCACGATCTCGCAGTTCGGCTCGCCGCGCGAGATCTACGAGCGGCCCGCGTCGCAATCGGTTGCCGGCTTCATCGGACGGTCGAACACCATCGCGGGCAAGATCGCCGAAGCGCTCGGCCAGGACAGCTACAAGGTCGACACGCCTTGCGGCAGCATCGGCACGACGGGCCCGGCGGGGCTCGCCAAAGGGGCTGAGGTCAAGATCATGATCCGGCCGGAGAATATCGATACGCAGAGAAAGGGAGCAGGCCGCCCGACGTCGGCAGGGCCGGCCGGCGCACATGGAAACGTGCTTACCGGCTCGGTGGTAAACTCGGTCTATCAGGGCAGCGCCAACCAGTTGGCCGTCAAGCTGGCCAGCGGCGACCGCGTGATCGTCGACGTCAATGGCCGCAACCCGCTCGACATAGGCGAGCAGGTCGCCTTGCGCTTTGCCGCGCGCGACACCTGGGTCCTGGCATCATGA
- a CDS encoding ABC transporter permease has translation MSATEAAPRLESRGNRGSATWMVVPALVLLIGFFALPYLTIITMSLREASTRAVYGDGFTLAHYTTALGDFYIWGILGRTLLIGATVTVISLLLGYPVAYHLAKSRSRWTSLLYIFVLSPLLVGLVVRTFAWMIILSNNGVANQALKAAGLIDFPLQLMNNSLGVTIALTHVFLPFIILPLLGNLQAISPDLAMASRSLGASRMRTFWKVTLPLSMPGIQAGTILVFVLSISAYVTPAMLGGTGGRTMSVLVVQYLVDNFRWPAGAALAIIMAAVAVIFVGVYLRLTARAMRRLP, from the coding sequence ATGAGTGCAACCGAGGCGGCTCCACGCCTGGAAAGCCGGGGCAATCGCGGCAGTGCCACCTGGATGGTGGTGCCGGCACTGGTACTGCTCATCGGCTTCTTTGCGCTGCCCTATCTGACGATCATCACCATGAGCCTGCGCGAGGCATCGACCCGCGCCGTCTATGGCGATGGCTTCACACTGGCGCACTACACGACGGCGCTCGGCGATTTCTACATCTGGGGCATCCTCGGACGCACCTTGCTGATAGGTGCAACCGTCACCGTCATCTCGCTGCTGCTCGGCTATCCCGTCGCCTATCACCTTGCCAAGTCGCGCTCGCGCTGGACAAGCCTGCTCTATATTTTCGTGCTGTCGCCGCTGCTCGTCGGTCTGGTCGTCAGGACCTTTGCCTGGATGATCATCCTGTCCAACAACGGCGTTGCCAACCAGGCGCTCAAGGCAGCCGGACTGATCGATTTTCCGCTTCAGCTGATGAACAATTCTCTCGGCGTCACCATCGCGCTGACGCATGTGTTCCTGCCCTTCATCATCCTGCCTTTGCTCGGCAACCTGCAGGCGATCAGCCCCGACCTTGCCATGGCCTCGCGCTCGCTCGGCGCCTCGCGGATGCGGACCTTCTGGAAGGTCACGCTGCCACTCAGCATGCCCGGCATTCAGGCCGGGACGATCCTGGTGTTCGTGCTGTCGATCAGTGCCTATGTCACACCCGCCATGCTCGGCGGCACTGGCGGCCGCACAATGTCGGTGCTGGTGGTGCAATATCTCGTCGACAACTTCCGCTGGCCGGCAGGTGCGGCACTGGCCATCATCATGGCGGCGGTGGCGGTCATCTTTGTCGGGGTTTATCTCAGGCTCACGGCGCGCGCGATGCGGAGGCTGCCATGA
- a CDS encoding ABC transporter permease, whose translation MTGSSSGVEKTIWDRLFTVLVAAIYIFLMFPIVLVVLLSFNSGEFLAFPLEGFSLRWFEALFSNKRFLDATLYSIQIAATSTIVNGVIGTLAAIYVARHATAFRDYIRLVMTAPLLVPEILTAIALLFYFYEIRIGTEYSIGIQIGHIVVTFPYVFLNVSSALFNFDRSQEEAARSLGAGGWMTFRRVTLPAIKPGIITGCLFAFVISFDIFNISLLLKSLGKNTLPLELFDYLRFNFDPTAAAIASLSIFMTFAAILIIDRTVGLRSLRF comes from the coding sequence ATGACAGGTTCGTCGAGCGGCGTCGAAAAGACCATCTGGGACCGTCTGTTCACAGTTCTGGTGGCGGCGATCTATATTTTCCTGATGTTCCCGATCGTGCTGGTTGTACTGTTGTCGTTCAACTCGGGCGAGTTCCTGGCGTTTCCGCTCGAGGGCTTTTCACTGCGCTGGTTCGAAGCGCTGTTTTCGAACAAACGCTTCCTCGACGCCACGCTCTATTCGATCCAGATCGCTGCCACGTCGACCATCGTCAATGGCGTGATCGGCACGCTGGCGGCCATCTACGTTGCACGTCACGCGACCGCCTTCCGCGACTACATCCGTCTGGTCATGACCGCGCCATTGCTAGTGCCGGAAATCCTGACGGCGATCGCGCTGCTGTTCTACTTCTACGAGATCAGGATCGGCACCGAATATTCGATCGGCATCCAGATCGGCCACATCGTCGTCACCTTCCCCTATGTCTTCCTCAACGTGTCCTCGGCGCTGTTCAACTTCGACCGTTCGCAGGAAGAGGCCGCGCGCAGTCTCGGCGCCGGTGGCTGGATGACATTCCGGCGGGTGACGCTGCCGGCGATCAAGCCCGGCATCATTACCGGCTGCCTGTTTGCCTTCGTCATCTCCTTCGACATCTTCAACATTTCGCTGCTTTTGAAGTCGCTCGGCAAGAATACGCTGCCGCTCGAACTGTTCGACTATCTGCGCTTCAATTTCGATCCGACCGCCGCAGCGATCGCCTCGCTCAGCATCTTCATGACTTTTGCCGCGATCCTGATCATAGACCGGACCGTGGGGCTGCGCTCGCTCCGTTTCTGA
- a CDS encoding ABC transporter substrate-binding protein: MHHFSLLRGATFAATAATALVAFAGTLAAAELPKSAEVKDTGKLIIANTLEYAPFEFIDENGKQVGINIELAQETAKLLGAELEVTRIPFPSMVPGLAAGRFKVAWETFAATDERLKQVDFVMFIKSGIVASTTADKASQFQGENNLCGKRVGVIGGAVSDFIADRLSTECKEKGLPEIAKSIFPEGKDIIQAALSDRIDARLDDATASGYFEVTSKGQMVVVPGLYDVAPLGIAIPKGDKETADMLAAGVNELIKNGTYKTIMTKYGMTSAMIDEAYVVDSADKIRK; the protein is encoded by the coding sequence GTGCATCATTTTTCGCTTCTGCGCGGCGCAACATTCGCCGCGACCGCTGCAACGGCCCTGGTTGCCTTTGCCGGTACGCTGGCCGCTGCCGAACTGCCGAAGTCGGCCGAGGTCAAGGACACCGGCAAGCTGATTATCGCCAACACGCTCGAATACGCGCCGTTCGAATTCATCGACGAAAACGGCAAGCAGGTCGGCATCAATATCGAGTTGGCCCAGGAAACAGCCAAGCTGCTGGGCGCCGAGCTGGAGGTCACCCGTATTCCGTTTCCCTCGATGGTGCCCGGACTTGCCGCCGGTCGCTTCAAGGTGGCGTGGGAAACCTTCGCCGCCACCGACGAGCGGCTGAAGCAGGTCGACTTCGTGATGTTCATCAAGTCGGGCATCGTCGCCTCGACGACCGCCGACAAGGCCTCGCAGTTCCAGGGCGAGAACAATCTCTGCGGCAAGCGGGTCGGCGTCATCGGCGGCGCGGTGTCGGACTTCATCGCCGACCGGTTGAGCACCGAGTGCAAGGAAAAGGGTCTGCCCGAGATTGCCAAGAGCATCTTCCCCGAGGGCAAGGACATCATCCAGGCCGCGCTCTCCGATCGTATCGACGCCCGCCTCGACGATGCCACAGCATCTGGCTATTTCGAGGTGACCAGCAAGGGCCAGATGGTGGTCGTCCCAGGGCTTTACGACGTCGCACCGCTCGGCATCGCCATCCCGAAGGGCGACAAGGAAACGGCCGACATGCTGGCCGCCGGCGTCAACGAGTTGATCAAGAACGGCACCTACAAGACGATCATGACCAAGTACGGCATGACCAGCGCCATGATCGACGAAGCCTATGTTGTCGACAGCGCCGACAAGATCCGCAAATAA
- a CDS encoding amino acid ABC transporter permease, producing the protein MDRADTNTPPEALTVVPLRHYGLWVGTAITLVILGLILKALATNPAFDWPTVGKYLFHPSILRGLGQTLVLTVTIMALAIIIGTIVAIMRLSPSRILNAFASAYIWFFRGAPALIQLIFWFNLSLIVREFSLTLPFVGTLFTVKTNDFMTPFVAAVIALSLHEAGYMAEIVRAGINSVASGQTEAAGSLGMNHRLILRRITLPQAMRFIVPPTGNETINLLKTTSLVTIIAVNDLLYAAQSIYARTFETIPLLIVVAFWYLFVVTILSIGQHYIEQYYGRSDLQPGVSLGTTLKRAFRFGRVAQPA; encoded by the coding sequence ATGGACCGGGCCGATACGAATACGCCGCCGGAGGCGCTGACGGTCGTACCGCTGCGCCACTATGGCCTGTGGGTCGGCACCGCGATCACGCTGGTCATACTCGGGCTGATCCTCAAGGCGCTCGCCACCAACCCGGCTTTCGACTGGCCGACTGTCGGCAAGTACCTGTTCCACCCGTCGATCCTGCGCGGGCTCGGCCAGACGCTGGTGCTGACGGTCACCATCATGGCGCTGGCGATCATCATCGGCACCATCGTTGCCATCATGCGGTTATCGCCGAGCCGCATCCTCAATGCCTTTGCCAGCGCCTATATCTGGTTCTTCCGCGGTGCGCCGGCGCTGATCCAGCTGATCTTCTGGTTCAACCTGTCGCTGATCGTGCGCGAGTTCTCGCTGACGCTGCCGTTCGTCGGCACGCTGTTCACGGTCAAGACCAACGACTTCATGACCCCGTTCGTCGCAGCGGTGATCGCGCTGTCACTGCATGAAGCGGGCTACATGGCCGAGATCGTTCGCGCCGGCATCAACTCGGTGGCATCGGGCCAGACCGAGGCAGCCGGCAGCCTGGGCATGAACCATCGGTTGATCCTGCGCCGCATCACGCTGCCCCAGGCGATGCGCTTCATCGTGCCGCCGACAGGTAACGAAACGATCAACCTGTTGAAGACGACATCGCTGGTCACCATCATCGCCGTCAACGACCTGCTCTATGCCGCACAAAGCATCTATGCGCGTACCTTCGAGACGATCCCGCTGCTGATCGTCGTGGCCTTCTGGTACCTGTTCGTCGTCACCATCCTGTCGATCGGCCAGCACTATATCGAGCAGTATTACGGCAGGAGCGACCTGCAGCCGGGCGTGTCATTGGGCACCACGTTGAAACGCGCCTTCAGGTTCGGACGGGTGGCACAGCCAGCATGA
- a CDS encoding amino acid ABC transporter ATP-binding protein translates to MTSKAENQARFGVPDNSMVFARGVRKSFGAVEVLKGIDLNVPTGSVACVIGPSGSGKSTFLRCINHLEEVSGGVLLVDGEFVGYDLRQGKLYEVNNKLLCQRRADIGMVFQSFNLFSHMTALENLIEAPMMVKGLSKAEAKDKARALLERVGLSAKADAYPRQLSGGQQQRVAIARALAMNPKVLLFDEPTSALDPELVGEVLVVMRDLAESGMTMVVVTHEIGFAREVGDQLIFMDRGVVEERGEPREMIANPQSPRTREFLSHVL, encoded by the coding sequence ATGACATCGAAAGCAGAAAACCAGGCCCGCTTCGGCGTCCCCGACAACTCGATGGTGTTCGCGCGCGGCGTGCGCAAATCCTTCGGCGCGGTCGAGGTGCTGAAAGGCATCGACCTCAACGTGCCGACCGGCTCGGTCGCCTGTGTCATTGGCCCGTCGGGCTCGGGCAAGAGCACCTTTCTGCGCTGCATCAACCACCTGGAAGAGGTCAGCGGCGGCGTGCTCCTGGTCGATGGCGAATTCGTCGGCTACGACCTGCGCCAAGGCAAGCTCTACGAGGTCAACAACAAGCTTTTGTGCCAGCGCCGCGCCGACATCGGCATGGTGTTCCAGTCGTTCAACCTGTTCTCGCATATGACCGCGCTGGAAAACCTGATCGAGGCTCCGATGATGGTGAAGGGCCTGTCAAAAGCCGAAGCCAAGGACAAGGCCCGCGCGCTGCTCGAGCGCGTAGGGCTGTCGGCCAAGGCAGACGCCTATCCGCGCCAGCTTTCCGGCGGACAGCAGCAGCGCGTGGCGATCGCCCGTGCGCTGGCGATGAACCCCAAGGTTCTGCTGTTCGACGAGCCAACCTCGGCGCTCGACCCTGAGCTTGTCGGCGAGGTGCTGGTGGTCATGCGCGATCTTGCCGAGAGCGGCATGACGATGGTCGTCGTCACCCACGAGATTGGCTTTGCCCGCGAAGTCGGCGACCAGTTGATCTTCATGGATCGCGGCGTTGTTGAGGAGCGCGGCGAACCACGCGAGATGATCGCCAATCCGCAATCGCCGCGAACGCGGGAGTTCTTGTCTCACGTGCTGTGA
- a CDS encoding Thivi_2564 family membrane protein, whose translation MASSVLISILITFLVIVLVLYLVQRLPIDAKMRQIAQIVVIIIGVISLLKYLAVF comes from the coding sequence ATGGCCTCATCAGTGCTCATCAGTATTCTGATCACATTCCTTGTAATCGTGCTCGTGCTTTATCTGGTGCAGCGACTGCCTATCGACGCAAAGATGCGGCAGATTGCGCAGATAGTCGTGATCATCATCGGTGTCATTTCGCTGCTCAAATACCTGGCAGTTTTTTAG
- a CDS encoding DUF883 family protein — MADTPKTEVTSVESVQKSVEKQISELRKEIAKINKSLSERSAELASEARDVANDAIEEASTRASRAAQQLRTQAQSVSETARENPAATGIVVGLAGLVGVMIGFAIAKGSGDQRNGWY; from the coding sequence ATGGCTGACACACCTAAGACTGAAGTCACGAGCGTCGAAAGCGTTCAAAAGTCAGTCGAAAAGCAGATCTCCGAGCTGCGCAAGGAGATTGCCAAAATCAACAAATCCCTTTCCGAACGGAGCGCAGAGCTCGCCTCCGAAGCGCGCGATGTGGCGAATGACGCCATCGAAGAGGCGTCGACCCGGGCGTCGCGGGCGGCTCAGCAGCTTCGTACACAGGCCCAGTCGGTCTCGGAGACCGCTCGAGAGAATCCGGCTGCAACCGGTATCGTGGTCGGCTTGGCGGGGCTGGTCGGAGTGATGATCGGCTTTGCCATTGCAAAAGGCTCAGGCGACCAGCGTAACGGTTGGTATTGA
- a CDS encoding DNA translocase FtsK — protein sequence MGSTRLPRVNFSNQASHDDRPDRAESKGDRTHVPSPADGPGWQDYFYLAPNVRFTRTPDYDAAKRQAYEAAEAAHHEAQTNVAAVQPQVNEHAVAAAPVIDRVPSRPVTVTTGAQVVEALQAQIASRIAAPAQQAASPLTQAVAAMPPVSPPAQSATKPAGVSEAPAAQPKKARWSYLSDHAFFELMAPNTSDGPSPAAAVVAARPAPVAVRVAPAAPVVARQAEIPAAEITALFRVIECIPPHQVNAAPAAPANSNEAKLEVAATAGLHHPAPAVGAAPEPASVVEPMTPARPVSPLPLMGRIVPATTGDAYELPSEELLQLPPAGQGFYMSQERLEQNADLLESVLEDFGVRGEIIHVRPGPVVTLYEFEPAPGVKSSRVIGLADDIARSMSAISARVAVIPGRNVIGIELPNETRETVYFRELIESDGFRNTACKLALCLGKTIGGEPVIAELAKMPHLLVAGTTGSGKSVAINTMILSLLYRLKPEECRLIMVDPKMLELSIYDGIPHLLTPVVTDPKKAVTALKWAVREMEDRYRKMARLGVRNIDGYNERAAIARDKGETVVMQVQTGFEKGTGVPLFEEQEIDLAPMPYIVVIVDEMADLMMVAGKEIEGAIQRLAQMARAAGIHLIMATQRPSVDVITGTIKANFPTRISFQVTSKIDSRTILGEQGAEQLLGQGDMLHMAGGGRISRVHGPFVSDAEVEHVVTHLKAQGRPEYLETVTADEDDEVPEAEDTPVFDKGAVAAEDGDSIYDEAVKVVQRDKKCSTSYIQRRLGIGYNRAASLVERMEKEGLVGAPNHVGKREIMAGRRDHAQTNDEQD from the coding sequence ATGGGAAGCACGCGTTTGCCTCGAGTGAATTTTTCGAACCAAGCCTCGCATGATGACCGCCCGGATCGTGCGGAGAGCAAGGGTGACCGGACACATGTGCCCTCGCCGGCCGATGGCCCCGGCTGGCAGGATTATTTCTACCTGGCGCCCAATGTGCGCTTCACCCGCACGCCCGATTATGACGCCGCGAAGCGCCAGGCATACGAAGCGGCGGAAGCCGCCCATCATGAAGCCCAGACGAATGTCGCGGCGGTTCAGCCGCAGGTGAACGAGCATGCGGTAGCCGCCGCGCCCGTCATCGATCGTGTTCCGTCCCGGCCGGTTACCGTGACGACGGGAGCCCAGGTCGTGGAGGCCTTGCAGGCGCAAATCGCCAGCAGGATCGCCGCGCCGGCCCAGCAGGCGGCCTCGCCCCTGACGCAAGCCGTAGCAGCCATGCCGCCCGTCTCCCCGCCGGCACAGTCGGCAACCAAGCCAGCAGGTGTCAGTGAGGCTCCAGCGGCCCAGCCAAAGAAGGCCCGGTGGTCCTATCTTTCAGACCATGCATTTTTTGAGTTGATGGCGCCAAACACCTCGGACGGTCCTTCGCCGGCAGCCGCGGTGGTTGCCGCCCGCCCCGCGCCTGTCGCGGTCCGCGTTGCGCCGGCGGCACCCGTCGTCGCCAGGCAGGCCGAGATTCCGGCGGCAGAAATTACGGCGCTGTTCCGGGTCATCGAGTGCATTCCGCCGCATCAGGTAAACGCGGCGCCAGCCGCGCCCGCCAACTCCAACGAAGCGAAACTTGAAGTTGCTGCGACTGCCGGGCTGCATCATCCGGCCCCAGCGGTCGGAGCGGCGCCCGAGCCAGCCAGTGTCGTCGAGCCAATGACCCCTGCGCGTCCGGTGTCGCCCTTGCCCCTGATGGGCAGGATCGTGCCTGCGACCACTGGCGATGCCTACGAATTGCCCTCCGAGGAGCTGTTGCAGCTGCCGCCGGCAGGCCAGGGGTTCTACATGTCGCAGGAGCGACTGGAACAGAATGCCGACCTCCTGGAAAGCGTGCTTGAGGATTTCGGCGTGCGCGGCGAGATCATCCATGTTCGCCCGGGCCCTGTCGTGACGCTCTACGAATTCGAGCCGGCGCCGGGCGTCAAATCCTCGCGTGTCATTGGCCTTGCCGACGACATCGCTCGTTCGATGTCGGCGATTTCGGCGCGTGTCGCCGTTATCCCCGGCCGCAACGTCATTGGCATCGAGCTGCCCAACGAGACGCGCGAGACGGTCTATTTCCGCGAGCTGATCGAGTCGGACGGCTTCCGCAATACTGCCTGCAAGCTGGCTCTCTGCCTGGGCAAGACCATCGGCGGTGAACCGGTCATCGCCGAACTCGCCAAGATGCCGCATTTGCTCGTCGCCGGCACCACCGGCTCGGGCAAGTCGGTCGCCATCAACACCATGATCCTGTCCTTGCTCTACAGGCTGAAGCCGGAAGAGTGCCGCCTGATCATGGTCGATCCGAAGATGCTCGAGCTTTCGATCTATGACGGCATCCCGCATCTTCTGACCCCCGTCGTCACCGATCCGAAGAAGGCGGTCACCGCACTCAAATGGGCGGTGCGCGAGATGGAAGACCGCTACCGCAAGATGGCGCGGCTCGGCGTGCGCAATATCGACGGCTACAACGAACGCGCCGCGATTGCCCGCGACAAGGGCGAGACGGTGGTGATGCAGGTGCAGACCGGCTTCGAGAAAGGCACCGGCGTGCCGCTTTTCGAGGAGCAGGAGATCGACCTCGCGCCGATGCCCTACATCGTCGTCATCGTCGACGAGATGGCCGACCTGATGATGGTCGCCGGCAAGGAGATCGAGGGTGCTATCCAGCGCCTTGCGCAGATGGCGCGTGCCGCCGGCATCCACCTGATCATGGCAACGCAGCGCCCGTCGGTCGACGTCATCACCGGCACGATCAAGGCCAATTTCCCGACCCGCATCTCGTTCCAGGTGACGTCGAAGATCGACAGCCGCACCATTCTGGGTGAGCAAGGCGCCGAACAACTGCTCGGCCAGGGCGACATGCTGCACATGGCCGGCGGCGGCCGCATCTCCCGTGTCCACGGTCCGTTTGTTTCGGACGCAGAGGTCGAGCACGTCGTCACCCATCTCAAGGCGCAGGGACGTCCCGAATATCTCGAGACGGTCACCGCCGACGAGGACGACGAGGTACCGGAAGCCGAGGACACGCCAGTCTTCGACAAGGGGGCCGTCGCCGCCGAGGACGGTGACTCGATCTATGACGAGGCGGTCAAGGTGGTGCAGCGCGACAAGAAGTGCTCGACCTCCTATATCCAGCGCCGACTTGGTATCGGCTACAACCGTGCCGCTTCCTTGGTCGAGCGCATGGAAAAGGAAGGCCTCGTCGGTGCGCCCAACCATGTCGGCAAGCGCGAGATCATGGCCGGCCGCCGCGACCACGCGCAGACGAACGACGAGCAGGACTGA
- a CDS encoding putative bifunctional diguanylate cyclase/phosphodiesterase, whose protein sequence is MDRDARLASFLANTTDLVSFYDHDFRLTDCSVRLKSIRGNAMTAGAMAWEIYPNFGENELRAAMQLAARDGSSTQIKLKALSGQPTGAIFCFGMADGVGIIETAETAQDGRAATEEADRVKLLQHQATHDALTGLQNRRRFSERLDEVLAESGDSRDKSALLQIDLDDFKSVNDTLGHGTGDTLLQLAANRIRGALQDGDAAYRYAGDEFAVIQAGKQQPMAAERLAQAIVDAFKAPFVINDIPLFVGASVGIAFGPQHGVESEELMKAADIALYAAKRDGRGCARTFNRSMMLLLEQRENLRRSLRMALERQELYLEYQPLIRPPSTVIGFEALLRWHHPEVGLIPPNVFIPIAEADGLMDDIGRWVLEEACRQAMTWPPSLNVAVNLSPAQFLSGSLTDTVAQIIDKVGIRADRVELEITETVLLEQTVDNLDTLNTLNVLGIRISLDDFGTHYSSLSYLKNFPFDTLKIDQYFIKDLVADRKSQAIVRSVMSLAHGLGISVTAEGVETAGQANWLIEEGCDCLQGNFLGRPMGADATGEFADRPLAEEKAPQAQDRS, encoded by the coding sequence ATGGACCGCGATGCCCGCCTTGCAAGCTTCCTCGCAAACACCACCGATCTTGTTTCATTCTATGACCACGATTTCCGGCTGACCGACTGCTCGGTCAGGCTGAAGAGCATTCGCGGAAATGCCATGACCGCAGGTGCCATGGCCTGGGAGATTTACCCAAACTTTGGCGAGAACGAGCTTCGCGCAGCAATGCAGCTTGCTGCGCGCGATGGTTCATCGACGCAAATCAAGCTCAAGGCGCTGTCAGGTCAGCCAACGGGAGCGATCTTTTGCTTTGGAATGGCTGATGGCGTCGGCATCATCGAGACTGCTGAAACTGCGCAGGACGGCCGCGCGGCCACCGAGGAAGCGGATCGCGTGAAGTTGCTGCAGCATCAGGCGACGCACGACGCGCTGACCGGATTGCAGAACCGCCGCCGCTTCAGCGAGCGCCTGGACGAGGTCCTGGCGGAAAGCGGCGATTCCCGGGACAAGTCGGCCCTGCTGCAGATCGACCTCGACGATTTCAAATCGGTCAATGACACGCTTGGCCACGGCACCGGCGACACCTTGCTGCAGCTTGCAGCAAACAGGATCCGCGGCGCGCTGCAGGACGGCGACGCTGCCTACAGATACGCCGGCGACGAGTTCGCGGTCATCCAGGCGGGCAAGCAACAGCCCATGGCGGCCGAACGGCTGGCGCAGGCGATTGTCGATGCCTTCAAGGCGCCCTTCGTCATCAACGACATACCGCTTTTCGTCGGCGCCAGCGTCGGCATTGCTTTCGGCCCCCAGCACGGGGTCGAGAGCGAAGAACTGATGAAAGCGGCCGACATCGCCCTTTACGCGGCCAAGCGCGACGGCCGCGGCTGCGCACGCACGTTCAACCGCTCGATGATGCTGCTGCTGGAGCAGCGGGAGAATCTGCGGCGAAGCCTGCGCATGGCCCTGGAGCGACAGGAGCTCTACCTTGAATACCAGCCGCTCATTCGCCCGCCATCGACAGTGATCGGCTTCGAGGCGCTGCTGAGATGGCATCATCCCGAGGTTGGCCTCATTCCGCCGAACGTGTTCATACCGATTGCCGAAGCCGACGGCTTGATGGACGACATCGGCCGCTGGGTGCTCGAGGAAGCCTGCCGACAGGCAATGACCTGGCCACCCTCGCTGAACGTCGCGGTAAACCTGTCACCGGCGCAGTTCCTGAGCGGCTCGCTCACCGACACCGTGGCCCAGATCATCGACAAGGTCGGCATCCGCGCCGACCGCGTCGAGCTCGAGATCACCGAAACGGTGCTTCTGGAGCAGACAGTCGACAATCTCGACACGCTTAATACGCTCAATGTCCTGGGCATCCGGATTTCGCTCGACGACTTCGGCACGCACTACTCGTCGCTGAGCTATCTCAAGAATTTCCCCTTCGATACGCTGAAGATCGACCAGTATTTCATCAAGGACCTGGTTGCCGACCGCAAGAGCCAGGCGATCGTCCGATCCGTCATGAGCCTGGCACACGGCCTGGGCATCAGCGTCACCGCGGAGGGGGTCGAAACAGCCGGCCAGGCAAACTGGCTGATCGAAGAGGGCTGTGATTGCTTGCAGGGCAACTTCCTTGGGCGACCGATGGGGGCGGACGCGACGGGTGAGTTTGCGGACCGCCCGCTGGCGGAAGAAAAAGCGCCGCAAGCACAAGATCGATCATGA
- a CDS encoding ubiquinone biosynthesis methyltransferase UbiE: MIQVDMEIASFLSNWAHCDYISSYLARTISHNRPDSVLFSNLFSSALNELLEVTFRTRHSGGALECRLSRLGETDRIELTFACSREEHAFLESAVARVQGADRQARYLSSLSGDVAPSRDMMLLELTVNYNATLRLEEVDADTVTIVVDLPLGGLAN; the protein is encoded by the coding sequence ATGATCCAGGTCGACATGGAGATCGCATCTTTCCTTTCGAATTGGGCGCATTGCGACTACATTTCGAGTTATCTGGCGCGTACGATCAGCCATAACAGGCCCGACTCCGTTCTGTTTTCAAATCTCTTTTCATCCGCATTGAATGAATTGCTGGAGGTCACTTTCAGGACACGCCACTCTGGGGGAGCGCTCGAATGCAGGCTGTCTCGCCTCGGCGAGACCGACCGGATCGAGTTGACGTTTGCCTGCAGCCGGGAAGAGCACGCCTTCCTGGAGTCTGCGGTTGCGCGGGTCCAGGGAGCCGATCGGCAGGCGCGCTACCTGAGCTCGCTTTCAGGCGATGTCGCACCCAGCCGCGACATGATGCTTCTCGAACTGACCGTCAACTACAACGCCACGCTTCGGCTTGAAGAGGTTGATGCCGATACGGTCACGATCGTCGTCGACCTTCCGCTCGGGGGCCTGGCAAATTGA